A genomic segment from Geitlerinema sp. PCC 7407 encodes:
- a CDS encoding rhodanese-related sulfurtransferase: MQVVATFYQFVALPDFADMRSPLLEHCQSQGICGTILLAAEGINGTIAGDRASIDAVLAYLRRDPRLANLEHRESLAQTPPFERMKVRLKREIVTLGQPEADPNRQVGTYVTPEEWNQLLADPEVVVIDTRNHYEVAIGSFRGAQDPQTAHFRQFPEFVQQNLDPQQHPKVAMFCTGGIRCEKASSYMLSQGFREVYHLKGGILKYLEEVPPEKSLWEGECFVFDERVAVGHGLALGNHEMCRGCGHPISAEDKASPDYEEGVSCPGCASTLTEEKRSRLREKQRQLLAQTSKAASKPGSDRPRSAPS, translated from the coding sequence ATGCAAGTCGTCGCTACTTTTTACCAATTCGTTGCTCTGCCTGACTTTGCTGATATGCGATCGCCCTTGCTGGAGCACTGCCAGAGCCAGGGAATTTGCGGCACGATTTTGTTGGCAGCAGAAGGCATCAATGGAACCATTGCGGGCGATCGCGCCTCTATTGACGCTGTTTTGGCATACCTGCGTCGCGATCCTCGGCTTGCCAACCTAGAGCACCGGGAGTCCCTGGCGCAGACTCCCCCCTTCGAGCGAATGAAGGTTCGCCTCAAGCGTGAGATCGTCACCCTCGGTCAGCCCGAAGCCGATCCCAATCGCCAAGTCGGCACCTACGTCACCCCCGAGGAGTGGAACCAGCTACTGGCCGATCCGGAAGTGGTGGTCATCGACACGCGCAACCACTACGAAGTCGCGATCGGCTCATTTCGGGGCGCTCAGGATCCCCAAACAGCACACTTTCGGCAGTTCCCTGAGTTTGTGCAGCAAAACCTCGATCCCCAGCAGCATCCCAAGGTCGCCATGTTTTGCACCGGCGGCATCCGCTGCGAAAAGGCTTCGTCCTATATGCTGAGCCAGGGATTTCGCGAGGTGTATCACCTTAAGGGTGGCATTTTGAAATATCTCGAAGAAGTGCCCCCCGAAAAAAGTTTGTGGGAGGGGGAGTGCTTTGTCTTTGATGAGCGGGTTGCTGTGGGGCACGGCTTGGCCCTGGGCAATCACGAAATGTGCCGAGGCTGCGGTCACCCCATCAGCGCTGAGGACAAGGCGTCTCCAGACTACGAGGAAGGAGTGTCGTGCCCAGGGTGTGCGAGCACGCTCACCGAGGAAAAGCGATCGCGCCTGCGGGAGAAACAGCGCCAGCTCCTCGCCCAGACCTCTAAGGCCGCTTCCAAGCCAGGGTCAGACCGTCCCCGATCGGCACCAAGCTGA
- a CDS encoding class I SAM-dependent methyltransferase, with protein MTTHALGLTRSLQDYLQSVSLREPEALATLRAETALHPLGQMQIAPEQGQFLALLVQLMGARKTLEIGVFMGYSALAVALALPPEGRIVACDNNPDYGAIAQRHWQAAGVDHKIELHLRPALETLDVLLATGQANTFDFAFIDADKRLYAEYYERSLALVRPGGLLAIDNVLWHGRVADPSVQDNRTQRMRRFNETLSGDERISLSLVPIGDGLTLAWKRP; from the coding sequence TTGACCACCCATGCCCTGGGGCTGACGCGATCGCTCCAAGACTATCTACAGTCGGTGTCTCTGCGAGAGCCGGAGGCCCTGGCCACCCTGCGGGCGGAGACGGCGCTCCATCCCCTGGGCCAGATGCAGATCGCCCCGGAGCAGGGACAGTTTCTGGCGCTACTGGTGCAGCTCATGGGTGCGCGCAAGACCCTGGAAATCGGGGTTTTCATGGGCTACAGCGCTCTGGCCGTGGCCCTGGCCCTGCCGCCCGAGGGACGCATCGTGGCCTGCGACAACAATCCAGACTACGGCGCGATCGCCCAGCGCCACTGGCAAGCAGCAGGCGTCGACCACAAAATCGAGCTCCATCTGCGCCCCGCCCTAGAAACCCTCGATGTCCTGCTGGCAACGGGGCAGGCCAACACCTTTGATTTTGCGTTTATCGACGCGGACAAGCGCCTCTATGCCGAATACTACGAGCGATCGCTGGCCCTCGTGCGCCCCGGTGGCCTGCTGGCCATTGACAATGTCCTCTGGCACGGCCGGGTCGCGGACCCCTCGGTCCAGGACAACCGCACCCAGCGGATGCGCCGCTTCAACGAAACCCTATCGGGCGACGAGCGCATCAGCCTCAGCTTGGTGCCGATCGGGGACGGTCTGACCCTGGCTTGGAAGCGGCCTTAG
- a CDS encoding diguanylate cyclase domain-containing protein, which translates to MVSRKQTQISKLKGTLDHLLQKTHLTKPQALILLQTLTIACIYAITAKMSLQFAMLPGKITAVWFPSGFTFAFVIWFGLRALPSIALGSIVFMVWNNLTMNLAWPVSSDIVAIIACTIANSLQPVIGVDLIRRLTHAPPSLERTKGVIAFVVAATVAPTLPAFIGVTVSSLVGIVPWQTYGISWLTWWSAGVAAILILTPTLLFGPQAAALLRPQFRREIMGILGTTLGLCWLIFGQGYPVEYVLLLVLIWSGLRLGNFATSALVSLIALIAIVSTANSLGTFAGNSTTHSLVILQSFITACSVSTLVLGGALNTQKAVELSLEKTLLSLEQQVSDRTAQLRESQAILDGFFSVAPVGLGIVDRDLRYVRVNTLMADMHNLPAESHIGQSIHEIRPDLAAEIEPIYRQVLNTGKPVLNREENNRIQDPNDQIKTWLATYFPILNSRQRPNQVGLILMEISEIKQLEQQLRKQAYMDGLTQVANRLYFNEFLELEWRRCERSHLPLSMLLTDLDEFKIYNDTYGHPMGDQCLKQFASVLQASIKRPGDLVARYGGEEFVVVLPETGADGALRVAERIRQRLHELRIPHSGSSVCAHVTASLGVTTCTPSGQHTPETLLQAADAALYESKHQGRDRITQIDLNHASL; encoded by the coding sequence ATGGTTTCAAGGAAACAAACCCAGATTTCCAAACTCAAGGGCACGCTGGACCATCTGCTACAAAAAACTCATTTAACCAAACCTCAAGCGTTGATATTGCTGCAAACGCTGACAATTGCCTGCATCTATGCCATCACGGCAAAAATGAGTCTTCAGTTTGCGATGCTACCCGGCAAGATAACAGCCGTTTGGTTCCCCTCTGGCTTCACCTTCGCCTTTGTCATCTGGTTCGGTCTGCGCGCCCTGCCCAGTATCGCCCTGGGCTCGATCGTCTTCATGGTGTGGAACAACCTGACCATGAACCTGGCCTGGCCAGTGTCCAGCGACATCGTTGCGATCATTGCCTGCACCATCGCCAACAGCCTGCAACCGGTCATCGGCGTCGACCTGATCCGTCGGCTCACCCACGCCCCGCCCTCCCTAGAGCGAACGAAAGGCGTCATTGCTTTTGTGGTGGCGGCCACTGTCGCGCCGACGCTGCCCGCCTTCATCGGCGTCACGGTCTCTTCCCTGGTCGGTATTGTCCCCTGGCAAACCTACGGCATTTCCTGGCTGACGTGGTGGTCGGCTGGCGTAGCCGCCATCTTGATCTTGACGCCCACTCTCCTCTTTGGGCCTCAGGCAGCTGCATTGCTGCGTCCCCAGTTTCGCCGAGAAATCATGGGCATTTTGGGGACAACGCTGGGGCTTTGCTGGCTCATTTTTGGCCAAGGATATCCCGTTGAGTATGTGCTGCTGCTGGTGCTGATTTGGTCTGGGCTGCGCCTAGGAAACTTTGCGACCAGCGCCCTGGTGAGCCTGATTGCCCTCATCGCCATCGTCAGCACCGCCAATAGTTTGGGCACCTTTGCCGGCAATTCGACAACTCACTCTTTGGTGATTTTGCAGTCTTTTATTACAGCTTGTTCGGTTTCTACCTTGGTCTTGGGCGGCGCTTTAAATACGCAGAAAGCGGTTGAACTGAGCTTAGAAAAAACCCTACTGAGTCTAGAGCAGCAGGTGAGCGATCGCACGGCTCAGCTGCGAGAAAGTCAGGCGATTTTAGATGGTTTCTTTTCTGTGGCACCTGTGGGCTTGGGCATTGTCGATCGCGATTTGCGCTATGTCCGCGTCAACACGCTGATGGCGGACATGCACAATCTGCCTGCCGAGTCCCACATCGGCCAGTCAATCCACGAGATTCGCCCTGATCTGGCTGCGGAAATCGAGCCTATCTACCGCCAGGTTTTGAATACTGGAAAACCCGTTTTGAACCGAGAGGAAAACAATAGGATTCAGGATCCAAACGATCAAATCAAAACTTGGCTCGCTACTTACTTTCCGATTTTAAATTCTCGTCAAAGGCCGAATCAAGTCGGTCTTATTTTGATGGAAATTAGCGAAATTAAGCAGCTTGAGCAGCAGCTTCGCAAACAGGCTTATATGGATGGCCTGACGCAGGTTGCCAATCGATTGTATTTCAATGAATTTCTGGAACTGGAGTGGCGGCGCTGTGAGCGATCGCATCTGCCACTATCAATGCTGCTGACGGATTTAGACGAGTTCAAAATCTATAACGATACCTACGGGCATCCCATGGGCGATCAATGTCTCAAGCAGTTTGCAAGCGTTTTGCAAGCGTCAATTAAGCGTCCTGGGGACTTGGTGGCGCGCTATGGGGGAGAGGAGTTTGTGGTTGTGCTGCCAGAGACGGGGGCAGATGGCGCGCTGCGGGTAGCCGAGCGAATTCGCCAGCGCCTGCACGAGCTGCGAATCCCTCACAGCGGCTCGTCGGTGTGTGCCCATGTCACAGCCAGCCTGGGCGTCACTACCTGCACTCCCTCCGGCCAACACACCCCAGAAACGCTGCTGCAAGCCGCTGATGCTGCCCTCTATGAGTCGAAGCACCAAGGCCGCGATCGCATCACCCAGATAGACCTGAATCACGCTTCTTTATAA